ACAGCGACTTCTTTATTTTTCATCTTAATTGTAAACTGGCATGAAAAGACTTACAATAAAATGATTTTCATTTTGCCTTGCAGCATAAAGGGACGTTTAGAATGAGAATCTTTGAAAAAGAAAATTTTGTCGGCCAAAAGTACGAGCTAATGGATGATTGTGAGTCAATCCCGGAACGCTTCCATATGTCCGGCTGCAAGTCCTGCAGTGTCACACATGGCCACTGGCTGATGTACGAACTACCTTATTTTGAAGGCCGAATGATATACCTCAGGCCAGGGGAGTACAGCAGTTTTGGAGATTTGGGTTTAAGCCCAGCGATCGGTTCGATCAGGCGTATAATGGAGTCctgttaaaggagacatataatgaaaatctgactttttccatgtttaagtgctgtaattggttccccagtgcttctatcaacctagaaaatgtgaaaaagatcaacccagtaacttagttttggtaaacattCGCTGCAAGCCtgtgaaaaaaatatgtcattaacatttggctccccctgtgatgtcaaaaggggataatactgccccttaatctgcattatccaaccatggcactgccagtTAGTGAAGGGATCaaatcatttgcattttaaaagacacacccaaaaagggCCCACTTTTTTTCTCACACCAATAAAGTGGCAATTTGGACATGTTATTATAactgatctatatggtattttgagctaaaacttcacatacgtactctggagacaccaaagatttattttacatcttaaaaaagtcttgtaaaatgtcacctttaaagaaaatcttttttttttactgccaAACAAGATATTAAATATGCATAGAACTTGTACTTTTGACGATAATCATTCAGTTTATATgattttattgcataaaatgtgTGCTGAAATATATACAGTTTATGCAGAAAATAAGATTTAATTTGTTTGGTAAACGATTAAGCTTTGGTTACCTTTACCTTTTGATTGTGACTTCTTGTTTAAAaatccttaaaggaacagtatgtaagaaatttatatcaattaatcataaaatggtcctgatatgtcactagacatttagaaatcattttcatttcaaatacttatattactgacaacagtggtctggccaggatattgtcatttaaaaagtggagttgcagccctcaactgatgtttatgttgtcattttctgtattggccactagttggttgattgcagtaccagttttagccacaagttttgttattgcaataccagttttagccacaatcctacatactgttcctttaaacttgttgtttatattaaaaaaataaataattacaaattaataataataagaatataAGAATTATACATTTCTGAGAAACTGTCACTTTACCTTTGACAACTTTTCACCTGTTCATCCTTTTTcctcttttttactttaatgtttattttcttcatATATCACACGACATCAATCTCATGGCAACTATTAACCACTTCACAGAGTGGTATGAATGTGTAAGATTTAATTTGTAAATTATAGTATGATCTGCTTTTGCCCCATTGATGTTAAGTGTAGGCACTTTAAATTTTTAGGGGTGGGGCTTCATTGTTGCTATTTTGTAataatcatatgtttttgcatGATTCACTTAACACAGAtacaaattcatatgaatttaGCTATCTTgtaaaacaatatttattgcAAGATGacattgaaatttttttttttttatgcagtTCAAGGAAAATTATGTGCATTTCATTCCTAGTGCTTGGAATTTCATTTTTGCCAACTTTAAGAGTAAACCTTAATAAAGGGTCAAACTTTTTTCTGCATACTTTTATGCACCCCTTGTCTCTGATAAACTGTAGGTATCAAGAgtatccaaaaaaaaaaaaaaagattttgagGCACCAAGTATTGGGCACCTTAAAACCAGAGGGATATACCAGGGTCTCAACCCAGTTAACCCTGTTGTAAAAAGAATAAGTAAGTATATTACAGTAGGGTATACAGGAACACTCAACAAAGTGATGTCTATCCTTTGCTCTAAAGCTTGGCAAGGTATTATCCTTATGAATCTATTATTATAGTCTCCTAAAAACATTGTCATTATTTATTGACCCCTATATGAATAATAAAACATGCATACATGCAGATCATTGGTAAATCACTGAAtaactttttattatttctaGAGTTGAAGAGTGTATTGAATTGCGTTTCTTCAGATTTTCATTgaatattatattgtatttctcCTACCTACCTATCGGAACACCATATTTATATTTCTCTTATTCATAAAAGCAGTAAATCActgttaataatatttatttatatatttctacAAAGACTCACAAAGCTTATCCGGTATTCTTTAATATAAATGCTTATATCAAGTTAACACAATCTGATAGACTCATGCTTTCTCTTTCTTTGCAATGTAGGTACACATAGTATTTAACATAAATATTAACagtatattttacttttttagccTGCATTGTCTGGTCTAACTATGAAAAATCTATGTACATTACTTGGTCCAACTATAAAAAGATCAGTTGTTTCACTCATATTAGTTTATAAGCTGTGATGCCTTTTATAAATAGAATTTGCATTTATTGTACATTCTCGCTTTGTGCGATGTAAAAAAGTCAGTGGCTtatttacagctttacaatGCTGACAATATCCTTTGCATGGAGTGACTTTGTGTGTTTTTGCTGGGTCATTAGCTTATCAACAATGCTGGGCAGATATGCTTTGGTATAAAAGTGAGCGGTTCAGAGATGGCCAGTGTAGCTTTGGCAACCTCTCAAACCCGAGGAACAACTAACCCGACTGTAATCATGGGCAGAGTAAGTTATGCTATCTACTGTTTCAATAACCTATCCAGACATTGTGTAGATAACATGAAATTGAAATGGGTATAGACCTGGTAACTACTACTGGTAAAATTACACATCAAGGCTAATTCATGTACTTTAATTTGAAAAATCAGGTCATCTTCTACGAGGACAGGAACTTTCAGGGTCGCTCTTATGAGTGTGTGAGCGACTGTGCTGACATGTCCTCCTATATGAACCGCTGTCACTCCTGTAGAGTAGAGAGCGGATGCTTCATGATGTACGACCGTCCCAACTACATGGGAAACCAGTATTTCTTTAAGAGGGGCGAGTATGCCGATTACATGTCTATGTTTGGAATGAGCGACTGCATCAAATCCTGCCGTATGATCCCTATGGTACATATGCACAATTTTAGTTTGCTGTTTACTAAAGCCTTTTAATTCCAGTTCAACACAATTTGTAATTTTATATGTATACGTTTACAGCACAGAGGATCCTACAGAATGAGGATCTATGAGAGGGAGAACTTCATGGGTCAGATGTATGAGATGATGGACGACTGTGACAACATCATGGACCGCTACCGCATGTCTCAGTGTCAGTCCTGTCATGTGATGGACGGTCACTGGCTCATGTATGAGCagcctcactacagaggcaggATGTGGTACCTCAGGCCTGGAGAGTACAGGAACTTCAGCAATTTTGGTGGCATGAGATTCATGAGCATGAGGCGTATCATGGATTCATGTTACTAGTGTTCTAATGTTATAATAAAATTTGTCTAAATTAATGATTGGATTTGTCTAACCATTTACttagaaaatatattttcttaagTCATCTTTCCAGAACAAACACCAATGAATTAATAAATCAATCATGCATGTGAAAGTGTAGATGCTTGAttcctttttatttatctgTCAAACACAGCTAGAAAACATAGATTTGCCAATACTTATCTTTTGATACAAtacaatatttaaaaactatGGTATATGCGCTTGTTTGTAAGAAAAGTTAACAATTATTAATTCATTTCTGAAACAATACATAATATAGCTAATGCGGTTATCACatgacaaaacaacaaaaaacttgGCAGGTAAACTAATCTGTTTCTGGTACAGAACTTGTTGGATG
The genomic region above belongs to Paramisgurnus dabryanus chromosome 15, PD_genome_1.1, whole genome shotgun sequence and contains:
- the LOC135782400 gene encoding gamma-crystallin M2-like — its product is MGRVIFYEDRNFQGRSYECVSDCADMSSYMNRCHSCRVESGCFMMYDRPNYMGNQYFFKRGEYADYMSMFGMSDCIKSCRMIPMHRGSYRMRIYERENFMGQMYEMMDDCDNIMDRYRMSQCQSCHVMDGHWLMYEQPHYRGRMWYLRPGEYRNFSNFGGMRFMSMRRIMDSCY